The following are encoded together in the Clostridium sp. BJN0013 genome:
- the fliW gene encoding flagellar assembly protein FliW, producing the protein MKLNTKYHGILEYSEKDIVVFKKGIPGFEHLKKFILVPAEENNLFYILHSVEDSNIGIVVASPFDILRDYEFDLNEDKAAELKIKNEEDIFVVNTVTLNSVLENITINLKAPIVINIKERIGEQLILDKVEYPIKYPLFKGEVSC; encoded by the coding sequence ATGAAGTTAAATACAAAATACCATGGTATATTAGAGTACAGTGAAAAAGATATTGTAGTTTTTAAAAAAGGTATTCCGGGTTTTGAACATTTAAAAAAATTCATACTGGTTCCTGCAGAGGAAAATAACTTATTCTATATACTTCATTCTGTTGAAGATAGTAATATTGGAATTGTAGTAGCGTCCCCTTTTGATATATTAAGAGACTATGAATTTGATTTAAATGAAGATAAGGCAGCTGAATTAAAAATAAAAAATGAGGAAGATATATTCGTAGTAAATACAGTTACTTTAAATTCTGTATTAGAGAATATAACTATTAATTTAAAAGCTCCCATAGTAATAAATATAAAAGAGCGTATTGGGGAACAATTAATACTGGATAAGGTGGAATATCCTATAAAATACCCACTTTTTAAGGGGGAGGTCAGTTGTTAG
- the csrA gene encoding carbon storage regulator CsrA, with protein sequence MLVISRKKGESVLIGEDIEITVTKIEEGTVKLSISAPRSVTILRKELYREIEEENKNSAASDISILKKLKGKK encoded by the coding sequence TTGTTAGTTATAAGCAGAAAAAAAGGAGAATCTGTACTCATAGGGGAAGATATAGAAATAACAGTTACAAAAATAGAAGAAGGTACTGTTAAGCTTTCCATATCTGCACCTAGAAGTGTTACCATACTTAGAAAAGAACTTTACAGAGAAATAGAAGAGGAAAATAAAAATTCAGCAGCTTCAGATATAAGTATATTGAAAAAATTAAAAGGTAAAAAGTAA
- a CDS encoding flagellar protein FlaG — protein MEVRDMGQGRQVSFDTSTSGNIEISTGTISVSNNVVNIKSQIQNAEGKNIDSKDTKKAVDKLNRLLEDTPTHLEYEVYGKLNSVMIKVVDDNTKEVIKEIPPKKIVDMVDKLCELAGLFMDNKV, from the coding sequence ATGGAAGTTAGAGATATGGGTCAGGGAAGACAGGTATCTTTTGATACATCCACCAGTGGAAATATAGAAATTTCTACTGGTACGATTTCGGTAAGTAATAATGTAGTTAATATTAAATCACAAATTCAAAATGCTGAAGGAAAAAATATAGACTCAAAAGATACAAAAAAAGCTGTAGATAAGCTAAATAGATTATTAGAGGATACACCTACTCATTTGGAATATGAAGTTTATGGAAAATTAAACAGTGTTATGATAAAAGTAGTAGACGATAATACCAAAGAAGTAATAAAAGAAATACCACCAAAAAAGATAGTGGATATGGTAGATAAACTCTGTGAACTGGCAGGACTTTTTATGGACAACAAAGTGTAA
- the fliS gene encoding flagellar export chaperone FliS has translation MYTANAYSTYKTNSINYASKDQLLLMLVDGAVKFVKIGKQALIDRDVKKAHENIIKTQNIFYELMATLDISKAGDWGQSLMSVYDFIVRRLIDANIKKDIAILDEVIPLIENVKDTWEEAYKISKTGTIKK, from the coding sequence ATGTATACAGCTAATGCTTACAGTACCTATAAAACCAACAGTATAAATTATGCATCCAAAGATCAGCTGCTTTTAATGCTGGTGGATGGAGCAGTTAAGTTTGTAAAAATAGGAAAACAGGCTTTAATAGATAGGGATGTAAAAAAAGCCCATGAGAACATAATTAAAACTCAAAATATATTCTACGAACTTATGGCTACACTGGATATTTCAAAAGCAGGAGATTGGGGACAATCTCTTATGAGCGTATATGATTTTATAGTAAGAAGACTTATAGATGCAAATATAAAAAAGGATATAGCAATATTAGATGAGGTAATTCCACTAATAGAAAATGTAAAGGACACATGGGAAGAGGCTTATAAAATTTCAAAAACAGGTACCATTAAGAAATAA
- the fliD gene encoding flagellar filament capping protein FliD codes for MATSTTSSVPVGSTGAGGGNTLRITGLNTGLDIDAMVEKMLTADQTKVDQAKQAQQLIKWRQEAYQSIITDVKELQSTYFDITNSTNYLLSSNSYNNMTANSSDAAIVSGKASSTAVAGTYKIKVIQLASSATVESTSKVQTTDGKDALSSTKLNDLGINSGSISISLTYNDGNSTEDKIASVNFSVTSSSTIQDLADAIKNQTGGVVTAKFNEITGKFSIQTAATGEKSTIKIDGTLSSDLSKLGITSSDMNVVKNGKDAQVQIKEPGSSSYSDTLTKSSNNFTVNGVTYNLVDVTSDDNAVSISVTQDTSKVHDLISSFIDKYNNLVGEIQDKLNEKKDYDYKPLTDSQKEEMSDTDITNWENKAKQGILRNDDNLQQLLNDLTSAFNTPVVDSSGKSISSFYFGSIGSNALGIDTSDDYSQGAKLSITDDQQFTDIITNHIDDIMKLFTTISDSTDAATKFNESGIFERINQIINNNVGVIGTTLNSGTLTKYANLQDDYSVTGGSGTGTLPDQIYQKQLLINTLTERMNADQTKYYNQFTQLEVAMEQLNAQQSTLSLYLG; via the coding sequence ATGGCAACTAGTACAACTAGCAGTGTACCAGTGGGATCAACTGGTGCAGGTGGGGGAAATACATTGAGAATTACAGGACTTAATACAGGACTTGATATAGATGCAATGGTAGAAAAAATGCTGACAGCAGATCAAACTAAAGTTGATCAGGCAAAGCAGGCTCAGCAGCTTATAAAATGGAGGCAGGAAGCTTATCAGAGTATTATAACAGATGTAAAGGAGTTACAAAGCACGTATTTTGACATAACAAATAGTACAAATTATCTACTGTCTTCAAATAGTTATAATAATATGACGGCAAATAGTTCTGATGCAGCTATAGTAAGTGGAAAAGCATCATCTACAGCAGTGGCTGGCACATATAAGATAAAGGTGATACAGCTTGCATCTTCAGCTACTGTAGAAAGTACGAGTAAAGTACAAACTACAGATGGAAAAGATGCATTAAGTTCTACTAAGTTAAATGATCTGGGCATTAATTCTGGAAGTATTTCAATTAGTTTAACTTATAATGATGGTAATTCTACAGAGGATAAGATCGCTTCAGTTAATTTTAGTGTAACGAGTTCATCTACTATTCAAGATCTGGCAGATGCAATAAAAAATCAAACAGGAGGGGTTGTTACAGCTAAGTTTAATGAGATTACAGGAAAATTTTCTATTCAGACTGCGGCTACCGGTGAAAAATCTACTATTAAAATTGATGGTACTTTATCAAGTGATTTGAGTAAGCTTGGAATAACATCTTCAGATATGAATGTTGTAAAAAATGGAAAAGATGCACAGGTACAAATAAAAGAACCGGGTTCAAGTAGTTACAGCGATACTTTAACTAAGAGTTCCAATAATTTTACTGTAAATGGAGTGACTTATAATCTCGTAGATGTAACTTCGGATGATAATGCTGTCAGCATATCAGTTACCCAGGATACTTCGAAGGTACACGACTTGATTTCAAGCTTTATAGATAAATACAATAATTTAGTAGGAGAAATACAAGATAAACTGAATGAAAAGAAAGATTATGATTATAAACCACTTACGGACTCACAAAAGGAGGAAATGAGTGATACAGATATAACCAATTGGGAAAATAAAGCTAAGCAAGGTATACTTAGAAATGATGATAATCTGCAGCAGCTTTTAAATGATCTTACAAGTGCCTTTAATACTCCGGTTGTAGACAGCAGTGGAAAAAGTATATCATCATTTTATTTTGGAAGTATAGGTTCCAATGCTCTTGGAATTGATACATCAGATGATTACAGTCAAGGGGCTAAACTTTCTATAACTGATGATCAGCAGTTTACAGATATTATTACCAATCATATAGATGATATAATGAAGCTTTTTACAACTATATCTGATAGTACGGATGCTGCAACAAAATTTAATGAATCCGGAATATTTGAGAGGATAAATCAGATTATAAATAACAATGTAGGTGTAATAGGTACTACACTAAATAGTGGTACGCTTACAAAATATGCAAATCTACAAGATGATTATAGTGTAACAGGAGGAAGTGGAACAGGAACTCTTCCAGATCAGATATACCAGAAGCAGCTTCTTATAAATACTTTAACGGAAAGAATGAATGCCGATCAGACCAAATATTATAATCAGTTTACACAGTTGGAAGTGGCTATGGAACAGTTAAATGCACAGCAATCAACTTTGTCACTATATCTTGGTTAA
- a CDS encoding flagellin, whose protein sequence is MIINHNLMANNALRNMNINSNNASKAMEKLSSGLRINRAGDDAAGLAISEKMRGQINGLNQASSNSQDAISLIQTAEGALNETHSILQRMRTLAVQSATDTNTDDDRAKIQSEVDELAKEITRISNTTEFNTQNLLAGGLNDTFHIGANKGQNINLSIGAMDAKTLGVAGDLELYKLDATNAAGISGISNPSTNLDGYKITTVAATAATASTDITGGAITQSNASGGALSVTGGSYNGTTNLTITVKGTFDASGALTGAQVSKDGGSSWETVTVTSNAFDYAGLTGITIATDTDNVNNDTYTFNVTAGYKEIKLQDSSSADVGSSVKVYSNMTSAVVGNSDTYATVNFDNATLDGTGGVSTTLTRSVTESTSAEFSVDGSITSEAVAQKGINVSTQANANTAIETINNAITTVSEARAKLGAYQNRLEHTINNLGTSSENLTSAESRIRDVDMASEMSEYSKNNILSQAAQAMLAQANTQPQQVLQLLR, encoded by the coding sequence ATGATAATAAATCACAATCTTATGGCAAACAATGCACTGAGAAATATGAATATCAATTCAAATAATGCTTCAAAAGCAATGGAAAAACTTTCTTCTGGTCTTAGAATAAACAGAGCAGGAGACGATGCAGCAGGCCTTGCAATATCTGAAAAAATGAGAGGACAAATTAATGGTCTGAATCAGGCATCCAGCAATTCACAGGATGCAATATCTCTTATCCAAACTGCTGAAGGTGCATTAAATGAAACTCACAGCATACTTCAGAGAATGAGAACACTTGCTGTACAATCAGCTACTGATACCAATACAGATGATGACAGAGCCAAGATACAATCAGAAGTTGACGAGCTTGCAAAGGAAATCACAAGAATTTCAAATACTACAGAATTCAATACTCAGAATTTGCTTGCAGGAGGATTGAATGATACTTTCCATATAGGTGCAAATAAAGGACAAAATATTAATTTGTCAATAGGTGCTATGGATGCTAAAACTCTTGGTGTAGCAGGAGATCTTGAGTTATATAAATTAGATGCTACTAACGCAGCTGGAATTTCAGGGATATCAAACCCAAGCACAAATTTAGATGGTTATAAAATAACTACTGTAGCAGCAACTGCAGCAACTGCATCCACTGATATAACAGGTGGAGCAATTACTCAAAGTAATGCAAGTGGAGGAGCTTTATCAGTAACAGGTGGAAGTTATAATGGTACTACTAATTTAACTATTACTGTAAAAGGTACTTTTGATGCTTCAGGAGCTTTAACTGGAGCTCAGGTATCTAAAGATGGTGGAAGTTCATGGGAAACTGTTACTGTTACATCTAACGCATTTGACTATGCTGGGTTAACAGGAATAACTATAGCCACTGATACTGATAATGTAAATAATGATACTTACACTTTTAATGTTACTGCAGGTTATAAAGAAATTAAATTACAAGATAGTAGTAGTGCTGATGTGGGCTCATCAGTTAAAGTATATAGTAATATGACTAGTGCTGTTGTTGGAAATAGTGATACTTATGCAACTGTGAACTTTGATAATGCAACATTGGATGGAACTGGAGGAGTTTCAACTACTTTAACAAGAAGTGTTACAGAATCAACATCAGCTGAATTTTCTGTTGATGGTTCAATAACTAGTGAAGCAGTAGCTCAAAAAGGAATAAATGTTTCAACTCAAGCTAATGCAAATACTGCTATTGAAACAATAAATAATGCAATTACAACAGTTTCTGAAGCAAGGGCTAAGCTTGGTGCTTATCAAAACAGATTGGAACATACAATAAATAATCTTGGAACTTCATCAGAAAACTTGACTTCTGCAGAATCAAGAATCAGAGATGTGGATATGGCATCAGAGATGTCTGAGTACTCAAAGAACAATATTCTTTCTCAGGCTGCTCAGGCAATGCTGGCTCAGGCAAATACTCAACCACAACAGGTACTGCAGCTGCTAAGATAA
- a CDS encoding OPT family oligopeptide transporter produces the protein MNKKLSKGAYGGISGKDYVPYISSGSKSGGNAAVLIIGILLAVLFAASTAYSGMKAGLTVAAGIPGSILGSVFITIFAKQKGILGKNLLQGMSSGGESIASGIIFVLPAILLIGSKVSFLEGFVVGVGGALFGIGIASLVYNYLIVEEHGKLMYPESMAISETLVASEGAKESIKYMGTGFGIGGVITVLTSSFLNVTNNVISYVNESFYKWKFEVEVNPLLLGIGFIVGMEVALTMFAGSILSNFAIMPLIGYFTSLGQGGPSVWNNPHVAINAMQVKDIAGSYVKYIGAGIMLSGGLISAVRLIPTIGSSIRETLNAKSSKGTGSSSAENLILLSGILIGFIGGFLVSGGNILMAVIASILSLLLSLLFVIVSGRLTGTIGTSNLPVSGMTIASIVIVTLLFVGMGWKNIGDNRSLLLFGTFIVTAIAAAGGYSQSQKVTFIVGGDKNEMQKYFAVASVVGVAVVTGVILLLSSQLAMTGDNVPFALPQANLMSTLTAGIMSNKLPWVMIIVGAVIGVVLFLVKLPVMTVAIGFYLPISTTSIILIGAFVRLFVEKISKTEKEKEAKVSNGVSLSSGLVAGGSIIGLIGIILQVSGIVKGNGPSGFAATNGMAFVMLIVLVIASMIPILKSKVKNDE, from the coding sequence GTGAATAAAAAATTATCTAAAGGTGCCTATGGCGGCATATCTGGTAAAGATTATGTTCCCTATATTTCCAGCGGTTCTAAATCTGGTGGAAATGCTGCTGTGTTAATAATAGGTATTCTTCTAGCTGTGCTATTTGCAGCATCTACTGCTTATTCAGGTATGAAAGCAGGGCTTACAGTTGCCGCTGGTATACCTGGCTCTATATTAGGCTCCGTATTTATAACTATATTTGCCAAACAAAAAGGTATCCTTGGCAAAAACTTACTTCAAGGTATGTCAAGTGGTGGAGAATCCATTGCTAGTGGTATAATATTTGTTTTACCAGCAATCCTTTTAATAGGTTCAAAAGTTTCTTTCTTAGAAGGTTTTGTTGTTGGTGTAGGTGGAGCTTTATTCGGTATAGGAATAGCTTCCCTTGTTTACAATTATTTAATAGTTGAAGAACATGGTAAATTGATGTATCCTGAGTCAATGGCTATATCTGAAACACTTGTTGCTTCAGAAGGTGCTAAAGAATCAATCAAGTACATGGGAACCGGATTTGGAATAGGCGGTGTTATAACTGTTTTAACTAGTTCATTTCTAAATGTGACTAACAATGTTATAAGTTATGTAAACGAATCCTTCTACAAATGGAAATTTGAAGTTGAAGTTAACCCACTATTATTAGGCATAGGATTTATAGTTGGTATGGAAGTAGCGTTGACTATGTTTGCTGGCTCTATATTATCTAATTTCGCTATTATGCCTTTAATAGGCTACTTTACCTCTCTAGGACAAGGCGGTCCATCTGTATGGAATAATCCGCATGTTGCTATAAACGCCATGCAGGTTAAAGATATAGCAGGTAGTTATGTAAAATATATCGGGGCAGGTATAATGCTTTCTGGCGGCTTGATAAGTGCCGTAAGACTTATACCAACTATAGGATCTTCTATAAGGGAAACTCTTAATGCCAAGTCTTCAAAGGGTACTGGTAGTTCATCTGCTGAAAACCTAATATTACTTAGTGGTATATTAATAGGTTTTATAGGCGGTTTTCTGGTATCTGGTGGTAACATATTAATGGCAGTAATTGCTTCTATTTTATCACTATTGTTATCCTTGCTATTTGTTATAGTCTCCGGTCGTTTAACTGGTACTATAGGAACTTCAAACCTTCCTGTATCTGGTATGACTATAGCTTCTATAGTTATTGTGACATTATTATTTGTAGGAATGGGATGGAAAAACATTGGAGATAACAGATCTCTACTATTATTTGGTACATTTATAGTTACTGCCATAGCTGCAGCTGGTGGTTACAGTCAATCACAAAAAGTTACTTTTATAGTTGGCGGTGACAAGAATGAAATGCAAAAATATTTTGCCGTAGCTAGTGTAGTTGGTGTTGCAGTAGTTACTGGTGTCATATTATTACTTTCAAGTCAACTTGCAATGACTGGTGATAACGTACCCTTTGCATTACCTCAGGCTAATTTGATGTCAACGTTGACCGCAGGTATAATGTCAAATAAATTACCATGGGTCATGATAATTGTTGGAGCTGTTATTGGAGTTGTTTTATTCTTGGTAAAACTTCCTGTAATGACAGTTGCTATAGGATTCTATCTACCGATATCTACGACTTCTATAATATTGATAGGTGCATTCGTTCGTTTATTTGTAGAAAAAATTTCTAAAACTGAGAAAGAAAAAGAAGCTAAAGTTTCTAATGGTGTAAGTTTATCATCTGGACTTGTTGCCGGTGGATCTATAATAGGACTTATTGGTATAATACTTCAAGTATCAGGCATTGTAAAAGGAAATGGTCCAAGCGGATTTGCAGCTACTAATGGAATGGCATTTGTAATGTTGATAGTTCTTGTAATAGCGTCCATGATACCTATACTGAAAAGTAAAGTGAAAAATGATGAGTAA
- a CDS encoding PqqD family peptide modification chaperone: MMSNNEELLNIIFKISDNLEYEVDKDHIVTILEKQDDNIQRFLRKLKFRIPGYKKITMDEYGSYVFLQIDGNKTVRDIGKNLEVEYGDKVHPLYERLLLFLNHIDVNCHYIEKTNL, translated from the coding sequence ATGATGAGTAACAACGAAGAACTTTTAAATATAATATTTAAAATCTCGGATAACTTGGAATATGAAGTTGATAAAGACCATATTGTGACTATACTTGAAAAACAAGATGACAATATCCAAAGGTTTTTGAGAAAGCTTAAATTCAGAATTCCAGGGTATAAAAAAATTACTATGGATGAGTACGGAAGTTATGTGTTTCTACAAATAGATGGCAATAAAACTGTAAGAGATATTGGAAAAAATCTAGAAGTAGAGTATGGTGATAAAGTTCATCCACTCTACGAAAGGTTGTTGCTATTTTTAAATCATATTGATGTTAATTGTCACTATATAGAAAAAACAAATTTGTAA
- a CDS encoding nucleotidyltransferase domain-containing protein — protein MNIDKSDINKIIEFLIRNVTPYLIYLFGSAVNGIFREDSDMDIAFLSDNEFTSYEVFILAQKLSDKLKRDVDLIDLNKASTVFRVQIIAKGNIIYCIDDNRRAYFEMYAFKEYATLNEEREVILQNIKKRGRVYE, from the coding sequence TTGAATATAGATAAAAGTGATATAAATAAAATAATTGAATTTCTTATAAGAAATGTAACTCCATATTTAATATATTTGTTTGGTTCAGCTGTGAATGGAATTTTTAGAGAAGATAGTGATATGGATATAGCTTTTTTAAGTGATAATGAATTTACATCCTATGAAGTGTTTATATTGGCACAGAAGCTTTCAGATAAGTTGAAAAGAGATGTTGATCTGATTGACTTGAATAAGGCATCTACGGTGTTTAGGGTTCAGATAATAGCTAAGGGTAATATTATATATTGTATTGATGATAATAGAAGAGCTTATTTTGAAATGTATGCATTTAAGGAGTACGCTACTTTAAATGAAGAAAGAGAAGTAATATTACAAAATATAAAAAAGAGGGGTAGGGTATATGAATGA
- a CDS encoding DUF86 domain-containing protein, with amino-acid sequence MNDVILNKISVIERCINRINEEYDNNFENLRNYTKQDSIILNIQRACEASIDLAMNVVSEKKLGIPQNSRDAFEFLFHNNIIDEKLAGNLKSMVGFRNIAVHDYQTVNLDIVKEIIENHIYDLKKFANQMLQIK; translated from the coding sequence ATGAATGATGTAATATTGAATAAAATATCTGTTATTGAAAGATGCATAAACAGAATAAACGAAGAATATGATAATAATTTTGAAAATTTACGAAATTATACCAAGCAGGATTCCATAATTTTAAATATTCAAAGAGCTTGTGAGGCCTCTATAGATTTAGCCATGAATGTAGTATCTGAAAAAAAACTTGGTATACCTCAGAATAGTAGGGATGCATTTGAATTTTTATTTCATAACAATATTATAGATGAAAAACTTGCTGGCAATTTAAAATCCATGGTTGGATTTAGAAATATAGCTGTTCATGATTATCAAACAGTAAATTTAGATATAGTGAAAGAAATAATTGAAAACCATATATATGATTTAAAAAAATTTGCAAATCAAATGCTTCAAATTAAATAA
- a CDS encoding Rpn family recombination-promoting nuclease/putative transposase, with the protein MTRIHDFDTAWKTILEAFEVEIIELLFPELFYKIAWEHGTESLDKELDEIQKEIFDRESSEKIISDKIIKVKLKDRRSKILFIHVEVQSYSSGYEVFGERMFRYFYRIWDKFRYKYDDKSEIVAAAIYTYKGERGKDRKYVYKLPELPEDILVYNFKTLDIEKIDLESINNENPLKLVFKMGKKLLNTGAADEEIYNAKIELAKELKNYDKVRNNEQVKALVDFLEYLFLIEDPALENKYEEFKKLQGGVFNMSVDEIRKIHYTQKGIEQGIEQGIEQGKKEEKIKIAKNLLDILDIEIVAEKTGLTIEELEKFKN; encoded by the coding sequence TTGACAAGAATACATGACTTTGATACAGCATGGAAAACAATACTGGAAGCCTTTGAAGTTGAGATAATAGAACTTCTCTTTCCTGAATTATTTTATAAAATAGCATGGGAACACGGAACAGAATCCCTGGACAAAGAATTAGATGAGATACAAAAAGAGATATTTGACAGGGAGAGCAGTGAAAAAATAATTTCAGACAAAATTATAAAAGTTAAATTAAAAGACAGAAGGAGTAAAATACTATTCATACATGTGGAAGTACAAAGCTATAGCAGTGGATATGAAGTTTTTGGAGAGAGAATGTTCAGATATTTTTACAGGATATGGGATAAATTCAGATATAAGTATGATGATAAATCGGAAATAGTAGCAGCTGCAATTTATACCTATAAAGGAGAAAGAGGAAAAGATAGAAAATATGTATACAAATTACCGGAACTTCCAGAAGATATACTTGTATATAATTTCAAAACTTTGGATATTGAAAAAATAGATCTTGAAAGTATAAATAATGAAAATCCGTTGAAATTAGTATTTAAAATGGGTAAAAAATTATTAAATACAGGTGCTGCCGATGAAGAAATATACAATGCAAAAATAGAACTGGCAAAAGAACTAAAAAATTACGACAAAGTAAGAAACAACGAACAAGTAAAAGCATTGGTAGACTTCCTAGAATATTTATTCTTAATTGAAGATCCAGCACTTGAAAATAAATATGAAGAATTTAAGAAATTACAGGGAGGTGTATTTAACATGTCTGTGGATGAAATAAGGAAAATACACTATACACAAAAAGGTATTGAACAAGGTATTGAACAGGGTATTGAACAGGGTAAAAAGGAAGAAAAAATAAAAATAGCTAAAAATCTACTAGATATATTGGATATAGAAATAGTCGCTGAAAAGACAGGTCTTACAATAGAAGAATTAGAAAAGTTTAAAAACTAG
- a CDS encoding YjfB family protein, whose product MDIAALSVAMSEYSVKQSAGIAITKMAMNASEQNAVNMTDMINSMAVDPNLGSKLDVKV is encoded by the coding sequence ATGGATATAGCGGCACTTTCTGTAGCAATGAGTGAGTATAGTGTTAAACAATCAGCAGGTATAGCCATTACTAAAATGGCTATGAATGCATCAGAGCAGAATGCTGTAAATATGACAGATATGATAAATAGTATGGCAGTTGATCCTAATTTAGGAAGTAAACTGGATGTAAAAGTATAA
- a CDS encoding FIST signal transduction protein yields MKALYFSKIQEAFRFIGETDESKGIILFSSVDNIKELSKNVHKDIILCSTAGEYTYEGYKDGVITGFQYDKKEVDIVEILYPPILSVNELKRAYGNVKSNKNAFMLLLCDGLKGIEESILSTFYFMDSNFKIIGGSAGDNGKFEETYIYMGNKRVMNIALFFNLKRRTDIVKENIYVKTDKILRVTEADVVKRRVMTFNNNPASTEYARAVGVSESRLPEYFMSNPLGKLYEDDILIASPMKVNEDKSITFYSELMINTFVYLLKPVEPIGVLRETLKNVSFKPSFVFSINCIFRKLLFVKDSIWEDFDREMTLFCRNTAGFISYGEQYYKKHLNQTMVMLLVE; encoded by the coding sequence ATGAAAGCCTTATATTTTTCTAAAATCCAGGAAGCTTTTAGATTTATTGGAGAAACTGATGAAAGTAAAGGAATAATTTTATTTTCTTCTGTAGACAATATAAAGGAATTATCTAAAAATGTTCATAAAGACATAATACTTTGTTCAACTGCCGGAGAATATACATATGAAGGATATAAAGATGGGGTGATTACTGGTTTTCAATATGATAAAAAAGAAGTGGACATAGTGGAGATATTATATCCACCTATATTAAGTGTAAATGAACTTAAAAGGGCCTATGGAAATGTAAAAAGCAATAAAAATGCATTTATGTTGTTATTATGTGATGGACTAAAGGGAATCGAGGAAAGTATTTTAAGCACTTTTTATTTTATGGATTCCAATTTTAAAATTATAGGTGGTAGTGCAGGAGATAACGGGAAATTCGAGGAAACTTATATTTATATGGGGAATAAGAGAGTTATGAATATTGCCTTATTTTTCAACTTGAAGAGAAGGACAGATATTGTTAAGGAAAATATATATGTAAAAACGGATAAGATACTGAGAGTTACTGAAGCTGATGTGGTAAAAAGAAGGGTAATGACTTTTAATAATAATCCTGCAAGTACTGAATATGCCCGTGCAGTGGGAGTAAGTGAAAGTAGACTACCGGAATATTTTATGAGCAATCCTCTGGGAAAATTATATGAGGATGATATACTTATTGCTTCTCCTATGAAAGTAAATGAAGATAAGTCCATTACATTTTATAGTGAACTCATGATTAATACATTTGTATATCTTTTGAAACCTGTAGAGCCTATAGGTGTACTTAGGGAAACATTAAAAAATGTATCCTTCAAGCCGTCTTTTGTATTTTCGATAAATTGTATATTTAGAAAATTATTATTTGTAAAGGATAGTATATGGGAGGATTTTGATAGGGAAATGACTTTATTCTGTAGAAATACTGCCGGATTTATAAGTTATGGGGAACAATATTATAAGAAACATTTAAATCAAACTATGGTAATGTTGCTGGTGGAATAG